CTCAGCGCTTCGGCGATGGCTTCCTCCACACCGGGTGAGTCCTGCGGCGCCTTGATTTCCAGGTTGATGCCCAGGCCAAAGTCCACGGCGGCGGGCAGCTCGGACAGGAACAGAATCCTTTCCCCGGCAAACTGCCCGCCGAACCAGGCCCCGGCATCGAGCCGGCGCAGTTCTGCTGCGGTAAAGGAGGTAATCGGAGCTTCGGCACGGTCCGGAAAAACCTCTGCCACGTTGGTCGTTCGGGCGCCGGTGCCGTCATGAAAGAGGAACAATTCACCGTCCGCGGTGAGGCGGACGTCAGTCTCGATCATGTCGGCGCCGGCGGCCCGGGCCTGCGCCAAGGCTACGGCAGTGTTTTCCGGGGCCAGCCCGCTGTTGCCGCGGTGTCCCACGACCATGGTGCGGTTTTCGTCCGGGGATGCCATAACCTTGCTGCCCTTCGTTCGCTGATCCGGTGCTACTGCACGGAGTTGTTGTAATTATCCACTTCGCGCTTGAGCTCGGTGACGGCCTCGGTAAGTTCAGTCTGAGTGTCTCCGCCCAGCAGCGCGCCTTCCAGCGCGTCCTCAGCGGCCTTGCGGGCCTGCGGCATGGATCCGGCGGAGCAGCCCTGGGTTGCCGGAGTCAGCTTTGTCGCGGCCAGCTGCTGGACAGCCACGTCAAACTGCGGGTACTGCTCGCGCCAGGCCACGTCCTTCGGCTCGTCAAGGGCACCGCGGGAGATCGGGAAATACCCGGTGCCGGTGTGCCAGGTCGCTTGAGTGTCCGGCTGAGCCAGGAACTGCATGAACTGCCAGGACGCTTCCATCTCTTCGTCCGAGTGACCCTCATCGGAAATCCACAATGATGCACCGCCAATGATGGGGCCGGAGTCGTTGTCCTCAATCCGCGGATAGAAGCCGACGCCCAGCTCGAAGCCCTGCTCATCAGCGGCCTGCTGCATGCCCCGCAGCGCCCCGGTGGATTCCAGCGTCATCCCGATCGTTCCGGTCTTGAACGCGTTCTGCGCATCGGCGGTGGCCCGGCCGGTGTTGCCGGCAACTCCGGTGGCGACCAGGTCCTTCCACCAGTCGACGAAGGTGACGGCGTCGTCGTCATCGAACGAATACTCAGCTGCACGCTCACCGGCGCGGCCATTCTCGGGTCCGCAGTAGAGCCCGCCGTTGGCGGCGATTTCCTGTTCCAGGAACCAGCCGTAAATGGCCGCGTTGAAGCCGAACTCCGCCGGCCCGCCGTTGACCTTGGATAAGGTTTCAGCCGCTGCCCCTACTTCCTCCAGGGTCAGGGGCGGGGCCTCGGCATCCAGGCCGGCGGCGTCAAAGAGGGTCTTGTTGTAGTAGAGCACCGGCATGGAGGTATTGAAGGGCATGGACCACAGTTCGTCGTCGATGGAGTAGTAGCCGGCGATATTGGGCTGCAGGTCCGAGACGTCATACTCGTCCCGGTCAATGAAGGCCTGGGTTGGCACCACGGCGCCGGAGTCGATCATGAACTGGGTGCCGATGTCGTAGATCTGCACCATGGTGGGTGTGCTGTCGGACTGGACCGCTGCCTTGTACTTGGTGATGGTGGTGTCGTAGTCGCCCTGGTAGACGCCCTTGACTTCGATTTCGCCCTCGTTAGCCGCATTGAACTCCGTAATGAGTGCGTCGAGGGTCTCGCCGTTGGTGCCGTCCATGGAATGCCAGAAGTTGACCTCGGTGGCGCCGTCGGCCTTCTCGAGCACATCGGCGGCCGGAGCACCGGTGACCCCGGCGCCTCCCCCGCCGCCGCACGCGGACAGCGCCAGTGCCAGGGCAGCCGCGCCGGCTGCCAGCGGCAGGAATCGGGCCTGTGGTGTGAATCGCATGAAAATGGTCCCCTTTGTGGATTGCCCGAAGCTGGTCGCCCCGGATACTGCTGGAGTGGTGGATGAGAGGGTGGTGGCTGCAGCCGCAGGGTTACTTGATGGAACCTGCGGTGAGGCCGCGGACAATAAAGCGCTGGCCGAAAACCACCAGCAGGAGTGTGGGAATGATGGCCAGGACGGTGCCTGCCAGGACCAGCCCGGCGTTGAAGTTGTCCGCCGAGCGCAGCTGGGTGATGCCGATCTGGATGGTTTGCATCTCAGGTGTCTGGGTGACCAGCAGCGGCCAAAAGTACATGTTCCAGGCCGAGAGGAAGGACCAGATGCCCAGTGCTGCCAGCGTGGGCTTGGACAGCGGCACCAGCACCGAAAAGAGGAACCTGAAGTGTCCGGCGCCGTCGATCCGCGCCGCTTCCCACAGCTCCATCGGGAAGGACATAAAGGCCTGCCGGAGCAGGAAGATCCCAAAACCGTGGGCCAGGAACGGCAGCACCAGGGCCGGAATGGTGTTGATCAGTCCCGTGGAGCTCATGGTCAGGTAGTTCGGAATGATGATGGCCTCGGAGGGCACCATCATGCTGCACAGGAACAGCGCAAACCAGAACGCCCGCCAGCGCACCTTCAGGAACACCAGCGCATAGGCTGCCAGCAGCGACGTGAGCAGCTGTCCCAGCGTGATCAGCCCCGCCATCACCACGGAGTTTCCGTACTGCCGGACCAGCGGAATGCTGTCCAGGGCGCCGGTGAAGTTCTCCAGCCGGAAACCGTCGAGCGGCCACAGGGACGCCGGATAGGAGTTGATGTCCCCGGGGCCCATGAATGATCCGACAAAACCGAAATAGACCGGGAAGAGGACGACGGCGGCACCGGCGGAAAGGCCAAGATACGTCAGGACACGGCCGAGGGTCAGCGGCCGGCGCTGCCGCCGGGGTGCTGCCGGAGGTTTCCGCCCGACCGGCGCTTTGGTGCCTGCTGCTCGGATGTCTGCTGTTCGGGTGCCTGCTGCCCGGGTAACGGGTGCGGGAGCTGGTGTGGGAGCTGTTGTGCGGCTCATCGGTAGAACACCTTTCGCTCCAGGAGGCCGAATTGGACCGCGGACACCGCTACCACGATGATCAGCAGCACAACGGCCTGGGCGGACGCATAGCCGAAGTTGGAGTTGTTGTTGGCGAAGGCCTGTTGATAGATCGAGTAGACCAGGGTGGTGGTGCTGTCCTGTGGGCCGCCCTTCGTGAGGATGTGGATCTGGCCGAAGCTTTGCAGTGCGTGGATGGTGCCGGTGACCAGCAGGAAAAACAGCTGCGGCGTCAGCAGCGGCATGATGATCGAGCGCTGCATGCGCCAGCCGTGAGCTCCATCCAGTCGGGCTGCCTCGACGACGTCTTCGGACACTGCCCCAAGGCCTGCGGAGAGAACCAGGAGGTTGTAACCCAGCTGCATCCAGATTGTCGCGATGGACACCGAGAGCAGGGCGATGCCGGGATCAGTCAGCCAGCCCACCCGGTCCAGCCCGAAGAAGGCCAGCATGCCGTTCAGCACGCCCGTGGCCTGGTTGAACATCACTCCGAAGATCACGGATGCCGTGGCCACCGAATAGGCAAAGGGCAGCGCAAACGCCGTCCGAAAAAACCGTACGGCCTTGATTTTTTGGTGCAGCAGAAGGGCCAGGGCAAGTGCGATCAGAATCGACGGTGCCACGGTCAGCACCGTGAATCCCAGCGTTACCCACATGACCGATTGAAAACCGGAGTCCGTGAACAACCGCAAATAATGGTCCAGTCCGACAAATCCGGAGGGCCGGCCGAAAAGGTCGCTGCCCTGGAAGGACAGGAACACCGAGCGTCCCAGCGGATAGAAAAGGAATGCTGCAAATATCAGCAGCGCCGGCAGCAAATACCACCAGGCCTTGATGCCGGCCCGATCAGCGGGGCTTTTTTCGCTCCTGGCCGCCGGATTGGCGGCGACGCTCATGCTCCGGTCCCGGGGAGTGGCGCCCCGGCCTGGTTTGCAGCACTAAGACAGTGGACGGGGCCATCCTGCCACTGCAAACCGGTGAAGAAAATGCTCATTGCGTTCTTTTCCGTCCATAGTTCCGAGGCGCACTATTGCATTGTTTTGTGCGCCGCTCGCCACGGTATCCACGGGGTTGAAACGAAAAGAAAACGGAAGGTGAACATTCGGGACGCCTGCCCCGAGATAGCAGAAGGTGCACTTCCCGGAGCTGGGAAGTGCACCTTCTGCTAGTTCGGCGGTGGGTTAGGAAAGGGAAACGGGCGGGCCCAGGACCAGGAGCACATAGAAGACGACGGCGACGGCCGCCAGCAGCACGATCACGGAGACTGCCGGACGGCGAAGCACCACTGCTTGGGCCTTCTCGGGGAAGCTGCCGGGCGTTTCGCCGCCCGGAGCAAGCCGCCACCCGCCGTCGAGCTTTCCCCCGCGGTCCATCGTGCGCTCGAAGGGAATGGTGGCATACGGGACCACCGCCGTCACGAGGCCCAGAAAGATCGTGGCCGGTGACCACTTCTGGTTAATGCCGACAAATACCGTGCTCACGGCGTAGGAGAGGAACACAAAGCCGTGCAGGCCGCCGGCAATCGGCGTGAATGCCTCGTTGTCCAAAACGTACTTGGCGAACATGCCGGCCAGGAGCAGGGTCCAGGTGACGGCCTCGGCGAAGGCCAGGGTGCGGAACAAGGTGCGGGGTGTCATCGAGCTCTCTCGGTCGGGAGGTTTCTGCTGTGATGCCGCCGGGCGGTTGCTTACCAACGGGTTGTCAGTATCGTATCGCGGCGTGTGCCGCCCGGCCCCACAGAAACCTGCCGGTGCGAGCAAGATCAACCCTTTGATGGACCCGGCGGCACCCCTTGGCGGCCTTAGCTGCTGCTGCCGGCCAGCACCTCCCCACGGTCCGCCGCGGCGTCACGGCGGCGGTGGCGCAGATGCTGCAGTCCGCTGATAATCAGCGCGCCAGCCAGCACGGCGTACAGCGTAATGGTGATGGGACTGCCCACCAGAATGCCCAAATCCCCCTCGGAAACGGCCAGTGCGCGGCGCAGTTCCGTCTCCGCCATCGGGCCCAGGATCACGGCAATCAGCACCGGTGCCAGCGGAATGCTGTAGCGGCGCATGAGGAAGCCCAGCAGGCCAACTGCAATCAGCAGCCACAGGTCGATGAGCGATGAGCTCACCGCGTACACGCCCAGCATGGAAAAAACGGTGATGCCGGCATAGAGGTAATGCCGGGGAATGGTCAGCAGCTTCGCCCACACTGTAGCGAACGGCAGGTTGATGATCAGCAGAATGACCAGGCCGATGAACAGCGAGGCCAGCAGGGCCCAGACCAGGTCACCGCTTCGCTCAAAGAGCAGCGGCCCGGGCTGCATCCCGTACTGCTGGAAGGCTGCGAGCATAATGGCGGCGGTGGCCGATGTGGGCAGCCCGAGCGCCAGCAGCGCGCCCATGGCGGTTCCCGCCGTCGCGTTGGCTGCCGCTTCCGGCGCAGCCAGGCCCTTGATCGAGCCGGTGGTGCCGAACTCCGGATCCTTGCGGCGTTTGGCCAGCTGTTTTTCGGTGCCGTAGGCCAGGAAGGTGGGAACCTCGGCCCCGCCGGCTGGGATCAGCCCGAAAGGAGCGCCAAAGGCAGTTCCGCGCAGCCATGAGGGCAGGGCCTTGCGGAAATCCTTGAAGTTGATGCGGGCGTTTCCGCCGGCCTTGATGCGGGTTGCCACCGGATCCCGGTGGATGCGCGAGGCCACGTGGAACACCTCGCCCAGTGCAAGCAGGCCAACGGTAATGACAATGATGGAAATGCCGTCAAAAAGCTGGGGCAGCCCCAGCGTGAAGCGGGCGGTTCCGCTGGGTCCGTCGATTCCCACAAGGGCCAGGGCCAGGCCGATGCCCAGGGCGCCGACACCGCGGATGACGGATTCGGAGACCACTGCGGAGATGGCCAGGAAGGCGAAGACTGCCAGGGCGAAATACTCCGCCGGACCGAATACGGTGGCCAGGCGCACCAGCGTGGGGGCGAAGAACACCACCAGCGTGGTGGCTATCAGGCCGCCAATGAACGCACCGATGGCCGCGGTGGCCAGGGCCTTGGCGGCCTGCCCGTTTTTGGCCATGCGATGGCCTTCAAAGGTTGAGGCAATTGCCGAGGAGTTGCCCGGGGTGTTCAGGAGGATCCCCGCGGTGGAGTCTCCAAAAAGTCCGCCGAAGTAGATGCCGGCGAACATGATGAAGGCCGCCGTGGGTTCCAGGGAAAAGGTGACCGGGAGCAGCAGGGCCACGGCCATTGCCGAGCCGAGTCCGGGAAGGACGCCGACGGCGGTGCCCAGGACGGCGCCGATCAGCACCCAGAGCAGGTTGACGGGGGTCAGCGCGGCGGCGAACCCTTCCATAAGCAGTGCGAGCTGATCCATCAGAGCATTCCTCCCAGGAAGCCGGAGGGCAGGTTCAGGCCCAGTCCGGCGTTAAAGGCGAGCTGTACGGCGGAGGCAAACAGCAGCGAGACACCGACGTCGAAGAGCGGACGCTTGCTGCCCATCGCGTAGCAGATCACCCAGAACAGGAACGCCGCACTGAGGATCCAGCCCACGATGTTGAGCATGACGGTGAAGGCCACCACGCCACCGACAACCATGCCCACGGTCCGCCAATCGGAGTAGGTCTTGTAGGTGGGATGGTCCCCCGTGTCGTCGTGCAGGGTTTCAAACTCACGTTCGCCGGAGAGGTCATCGAGCATGGCACCGGAGAAGTTCCCGCGTCCGGGATGGATGCGGGTGTCCGGAATGTTGGGGCGCCGGATCACCTGGATGGCCAGGGCCGTGGCCACCCCATAGAGGGCGATGCAGACCAGGACCGGGAAGAACTGCGGCCCCGGAGAAGCGGTGCCCTGCACGTTCATGGTGGCGGTGCCGATGGTCAGGAAGATCGCCACGGCGTAAAGCACGGCGACGACGATCAGTTCACTTCGGCCTTCCAGCGCCGGGCGGCGCGGCGCCGGTGACTGCCGGGCGGGTGCCGGCTTGTCCTGGGCGAGACTCATAATCCGAGCTCCTTTACGATTCCTTGTGCCGTGGTGACTTCTCCGTCGATGAAGTCCTCGAATTCCTCGCCGGTGGCAAAGCTGTCCGTCCAGCTGTTGCGCTCGAGGGTGTCCCGCCATTCATCCGACTCCCGCATCTCGGTGATGATCGCAACGAATTCCGCTTTCGCTTCATCCGTGATGCCGGGGGCGGCCACTACGCCGCGCCAGTTGGACATGGACACGTCCACGCCCTGCTCCCTGAAGGTGGGGACATCCACGCCGTCGAGCCGCTCCTCGGAGGAGATCGCCAGGGCGCGGAGGGTTCCGGCTTCAATCTGGTCCGCCACCTCGTTGTACCCGGACATGCCGGCGGCCGTGGTGTGGGACAGCAGTGACGTCAGGGCTTCGCCGCCGCCGGAATAGGCAACATAGTTCACCGTGCTCGGGTCCATGCCGATCTTCTGGGCGAGCAGGCCGCTGAGCAGATGGTCGATGGAACCGAGCGAACCGCCGCCGATGGAGTTGGCCCCGGGGTTCGCCTGCCATGCGGCCAGGAAGTCATCGAGCGTCTGGAATTCCGAGTCCGCCGGAACCACCAGCGCCGCATAGTCATCAGCGAGGCGGGCGATGGGAACGACGTCGGCCATGGACTCCGGGTTGTCGGCCAGTTCGATGGCGCCGATCATGACCCCGCCGGTGACCAGCAGCGCATCCTCGCGGCCGGGGGTCTGGACAAACTGGCTCAGTCCGATGGTGCCTCCGGCTCCGGGAACGTTCACCACCTGCGGATTATTGACGATGCCGTTGCTGCGCAGCGCCTGCTGGGATTCGCGCGCGAATCCGTCCCAGCCTCCGCCGGGGGCTGCCGGAGCAATAAGTGTGAGTTTGCTGCGTGCGGTGGCCGTGCCTCCGGACGCAGCTGCATTAACGAACGCCAGGATCGTGACCACGGCGACGACCAGGGCGAAAACCCCCGTGCGGATGGACTTTTTCATCTCTTCCCGTTCCATTACTTCGTTGTCGGACGGACGATCCTCGGTATGTGCGGATTGTTGTACACAATCACATACATACAGCCGGGTGACCTAAGTCACCACCCTAAAGGACTGTGAAGCAAGTAACAATTGTGACTGAAGGACCTGTAACTTGACGTGAGTCACGGTTCCCCTAGAATCGTTTCCATTCACCGAGGCTTTGTATACATGGGTATGCAACCAACATCAGGAGCAGCACATGGCAGTAGCAGGCACTACCGGGTCCGTCAGTGCGGACGTCATTGTGGTGGGGGGCGGCAACGCGGGATTCACCGCGGCCCACGCTGCTGCCGAACGCGGACGTTCAGTGATCCTGCTGGAAAAGGGATCTGAAGAGCTCTCCGGCGGCAACAGCTTCTACACCGCCGGCGCCACCCGCATTACGCACGGGGGCCTGGCGGACCTGGCCGGCCTGATCGAGCATGATGACCGCCATGCCTCCACCGTGGTTCCGCCCTACTCCGCGCAGGAGTACGCAGCGGACCTGGCGAAGGTCACCGAAGGCCGGAACGATCCGGAGCTGACCGAGGTACTGATCTCCGAAAGCCAGTCCACGCTCCGGTGGCTGAACAGCCTGGGCCTGAAATACCGCTTGATGTACGAGCGCCAGGCCTACGAACGCCCGGACGGCAGCTACCTGTTCTGGGGCGGGCTGCATGTGGGCAACGTGGGCGGCGGGGAAGGCATGATGGCGGACCACACCCGCGTGGCCCGGGAACTCGGCGTCGAGATCCGCTACGCCAGCCCGGCCACCCGCCTGGTGCTCGACGGCGGCCGGGTCACCGGCGTCGTTGTTGCCGGTCCGGAGGGCGAGTATGTGCTGAACGCCGAATCCGTGATCCTCACCGCGGGCGGCTTTGAATCCGACCCTGCCCTGCGCCGCGAATTCCTCGGTGAGGGCTGGGAAAACGCCAAAGTGCGCGGCACCCCCTGCAACACCGGCGATATGCTGCTGGCCGCACTCGACATTGGCGCCGCCCGGGGCGGTGACTGGAACACCTGCCACAGCGTGCAGTGGGACGCGTTCACCGAAAACAACGAAAGCAACCGCGAACTGACCAACCGCCTGACCCGGCAGAGCTATCCGCTGGGCATCATCGTCAACCGCGACGGCGAGCGCTTCCTGGATGAAGGCGCCGACTTCCGCAACTACACCTACGCCAAGTACGGCAAGGAAATCCTGAAGCAGCCCGGCTCGGTGGCCTGGCAGCTTTTTGATGCCACGCTGCGGCCCATGCTCCGGGCGGAGGAGTACGACATGCCCGGTGTTTCCGTGGAAACCGCCGACACGATTGCCGAACTTGCAGCCAAAATCGGCATCAACCCGGAAGCGCTGGAGAAGACCGTGAGCGGCTTCAACTCCTCCATAGACCGCAGCATCGCCTTTGATCCGAACGTGCTGGACGGCCGGGCTGCGCAGACCGAGCCGGTCAAGAGCAACTGGGCGGTGCCGCTGGAAACCGGACCGTTCTACGCATACGGCGTCACCTGCGGCATCACCTTCACCTT
This genomic interval from Arthrobacter citreus contains the following:
- a CDS encoding glycerophosphodiester phosphodiesterase; the encoded protein is MASPDENRTMVVGHRGNSGLAPENTAVALAQARAAGADMIETDVRLTADGELFLFHDGTGARTTNVAEVFPDRAEAPITSFTAAELRRLDAGAWFGGQFAGERILFLSELPAAVDFGLGINLEIKAPQDSPGVEEAIAEALRGPDWTRLLRHHPVAVSSFDPATVRAFARAAPGIPVWQLVESVPDPALLSEGAARGVQGVVADHHSLDASGADAVRAAGLGLWVYTVNERAEMSRMLDLGVDAIITDYPAKLVDLLGSTATG
- a CDS encoding ABC transporter substrate-binding protein, translated to MRFTPQARFLPLAAGAAALALALSACGGGGGAGVTGAPAADVLEKADGATEVNFWHSMDGTNGETLDALITEFNAANEGEIEVKGVYQGDYDTTITKYKAAVQSDSTPTMVQIYDIGTQFMIDSGAVVPTQAFIDRDEYDVSDLQPNIAGYYSIDDELWSMPFNTSMPVLYYNKTLFDAAGLDAEAPPLTLEEVGAAAETLSKVNGGPAEFGFNAAIYGWFLEQEIAANGGLYCGPENGRAGERAAEYSFDDDDAVTFVDWWKDLVATGVAGNTGRATADAQNAFKTGTIGMTLESTGALRGMQQAADEQGFELGVGFYPRIEDNDSGPIIGGASLWISDEGHSDEEMEASWQFMQFLAQPDTQATWHTGTGYFPISRGALDEPKDVAWREQYPQFDVAVQQLAATKLTPATQGCSAGSMPQARKAAEDALEGALLGGDTQTELTEAVTELKREVDNYNNSVQ
- a CDS encoding carbohydrate ABC transporter permease, producing MSRTTAPTPAPAPVTRAAGTRTADIRAAGTKAPVGRKPPAAPRRQRRPLTLGRVLTYLGLSAGAAVVLFPVYFGFVGSFMGPGDINSYPASLWPLDGFRLENFTGALDSIPLVRQYGNSVVMAGLITLGQLLTSLLAAYALVFLKVRWRAFWFALFLCSMMVPSEAIIIPNYLTMSSTGLINTIPALVLPFLAHGFGIFLLRQAFMSFPMELWEAARIDGAGHFRFLFSVLVPLSKPTLAALGIWSFLSAWNMYFWPLLVTQTPEMQTIQIGITQLRSADNFNAGLVLAGTVLAIIPTLLLVVFGQRFIVRGLTAGSIK
- a CDS encoding sugar ABC transporter permease, which codes for MSVAANPAARSEKSPADRAGIKAWWYLLPALLIFAAFLFYPLGRSVFLSFQGSDLFGRPSGFVGLDHYLRLFTDSGFQSVMWVTLGFTVLTVAPSILIALALALLLHQKIKAVRFFRTAFALPFAYSVATASVIFGVMFNQATGVLNGMLAFFGLDRVGWLTDPGIALLSVSIATIWMQLGYNLLVLSAGLGAVSEDVVEAARLDGAHGWRMQRSIIMPLLTPQLFFLLVTGTIHALQSFGQIHILTKGGPQDSTTTLVYSIYQQAFANNNSNFGYASAQAVVLLIIVVAVSAVQFGLLERKVFYR
- a CDS encoding DUF3817 domain-containing protein, which codes for MTPRTLFRTLAFAEAVTWTLLLAGMFAKYVLDNEAFTPIAGGLHGFVFLSYAVSTVFVGINQKWSPATIFLGLVTAVVPYATIPFERTMDRGGKLDGGWRLAPGGETPGSFPEKAQAVVLRRPAVSVIVLLAAVAVVFYVLLVLGPPVSLS
- a CDS encoding tripartite tricarboxylate transporter permease — translated: MDQLALLMEGFAAALTPVNLLWVLIGAVLGTAVGVLPGLGSAMAVALLLPVTFSLEPTAAFIMFAGIYFGGLFGDSTAGILLNTPGNSSAIASTFEGHRMAKNGQAAKALATAAIGAFIGGLIATTLVVFFAPTLVRLATVFGPAEYFALAVFAFLAISAVVSESVIRGVGALGIGLALALVGIDGPSGTARFTLGLPQLFDGISIIVITVGLLALGEVFHVASRIHRDPVATRIKAGGNARINFKDFRKALPSWLRGTAFGAPFGLIPAGGAEVPTFLAYGTEKQLAKRRKDPEFGTTGSIKGLAAPEAAANATAGTAMGALLALGLPTSATAAIMLAAFQQYGMQPGPLLFERSGDLVWALLASLFIGLVILLIINLPFATVWAKLLTIPRHYLYAGITVFSMLGVYAVSSSLIDLWLLIAVGLLGFLMRRYSIPLAPVLIAVILGPMAETELRRALAVSEGDLGILVGSPITITLYAVLAGALIISGLQHLRHRRRDAAADRGEVLAGSSS
- a CDS encoding tripartite tricarboxylate transporter TctB family protein, whose protein sequence is MSLAQDKPAPARQSPAPRRPALEGRSELIVVAVLYAVAIFLTIGTATMNVQGTASPGPQFFPVLVCIALYGVATALAIQVIRRPNIPDTRIHPGRGNFSGAMLDDLSGEREFETLHDDTGDHPTYKTYSDWRTVGMVVGGVVAFTVMLNIVGWILSAAFLFWVICYAMGSKRPLFDVGVSLLFASAVQLAFNAGLGLNLPSGFLGGML
- a CDS encoding tripartite tricarboxylate transporter substrate binding protein; its protein translation is MKKSIRTGVFALVVAVVTILAFVNAAASGGTATARSKLTLIAPAAPGGGWDGFARESQQALRSNGIVNNPQVVNVPGAGGTIGLSQFVQTPGREDALLVTGGVMIGAIELADNPESMADVVPIARLADDYAALVVPADSEFQTLDDFLAAWQANPGANSIGGGSLGSIDHLLSGLLAQKIGMDPSTVNYVAYSGGGEALTSLLSHTTAAGMSGYNEVADQIEAGTLRALAISSEERLDGVDVPTFREQGVDVSMSNWRGVVAAPGITDEAKAEFVAIITEMRESDEWRDTLERNSWTDSFATGEEFEDFIDGEVTTAQGIVKELGL
- the tcuA gene encoding FAD-dependent tricarballylate dehydrogenase TcuA: MAVAGTTGSVSADVIVVGGGNAGFTAAHAAAERGRSVILLEKGSEELSGGNSFYTAGATRITHGGLADLAGLIEHDDRHASTVVPPYSAQEYAADLAKVTEGRNDPELTEVLISESQSTLRWLNSLGLKYRLMYERQAYERPDGSYLFWGGLHVGNVGGGEGMMADHTRVARELGVEIRYASPATRLVLDGGRVTGVVVAGPEGEYVLNAESVILTAGGFESDPALRREFLGEGWENAKVRGTPCNTGDMLLAALDIGAARGGDWNTCHSVQWDAFTENNESNRELTNRLTRQSYPLGIIVNRDGERFLDEGADFRNYTYAKYGKEILKQPGSVAWQLFDATLRPMLRAEEYDMPGVSVETADTIAELAAKIGINPEALEKTVSGFNSSIDRSIAFDPNVLDGRAAQTEPVKSNWAVPLETGPFYAYGVTCGITFTFGGVKGDTSGRVLDAEGNHIPGLFAAGEMLGGLFSTNYPGGSGLAAGCVFGRRAGSLA